One genomic window of Salmo salar chromosome ssa12, Ssal_v3.1, whole genome shotgun sequence includes the following:
- the LOC106565811 gene encoding netrin-4 isoform X1 yields MERLEGRLRFEMLAINCVLIVAFMHSGTASRCVDHACSPPMGNLASGRTLTTLSGCCGNGSHHSPCSTPLHTCPDHLHPPAHMVDDPFLHPDTWWASGVGTDQAEEVRLDLETRFCLTHVVLLFHSPRPAAMAMERSQDFGRTWETLKLFAQNCSLVFGLPDDTSQHGSRCTSRYSSAKPCSRGEVIFRTLGPGGLVDPYSPEGLSQLTLTNLRLRLLKAQTCPLSVAPSTTSSSIRLFKPPADRNLPLLPSPQPSSEAPASAPFAIYSLLARGTCLCHGHAEHCLPHRGGQDTLKDMVAGRCVCTHHTAGEHCERCGPLYNDQSWKPANGSSGEPHPCHKCECHSHAESCHFSKRVWLSLGGTSGGVCDDCQHNTAGRRCQRCRHGYHRQPAMPLNSPHVCTHCWCDPLGSLPASSGEEGRWCHPRSGQCHCRPGVGGTGCNHCLPGYWGFGGEGCKPCACPQNCDPHTGLCLDSYANNQVLNIPMGGKILAMDHALTNEGEPVWSKQLAVSALHYTGKCSCKERKLRSVSDLCKTKYAYVIKASVLSAHDKGSYAEVQVKVRKVLRSGQVPLSQGTHSVYPLSWTSRGCTCPILNPGVEYLLAGPEEVETERLLVTMQSVVVPWTPQLGTHISEGLRQGCPEHPLQTHNRAI; encoded by the exons ATGGAACGACTTGAAGGTCGCCTTCGATTTGAGATGCTGGCGATTAACTGCGTTTTAATTGTAGCGTTCATGCACAGCGGGACAG CCTCCAGGTGTGTAGACCATGCCTGCAGTCCTCCCATGGGCAACCTGGCCAGTGGTAGGACCCTCACCACCCTCTCAGGCTGCTGTGGGAATGGGTCCCACCACTCCCCATGCTCCACTCCCCTCCACACCTGTCCAGATCATCTCCACCCTCCTGCCCACATGGTGGATGATCCCTTCCTGCACCCAGACACCTGGTGGGCCTCGGGCGTGGGCACTGACCAAGCGGAGGAGGTCCGCCTGGACCTGGAGACCCGTTTCTGTCTGACCCACGTGGTGCTGCTGTTCCACTCACCCAGGCCCGCTGCCATGGCCATGGAGCGCTCGCAGGACTTCGGCCGGACGTGGGAAACACTCAAGCTGTTTGCACAGAACTGCAGTCTGGTGTTTGGTCTTCCTGATGACACCAGTCAGCATGGCTCGCGGTGTACATCCCGGTACTCCAGTGCCAAGCCGTGCAGCAGGGGAGAG GTGATATTTCGGACTCTGGGTCCTGGTGGATTAGTTGACCCCTACAGTCCAGAGGGCCTTTCCCAGCTGACCCTCACCAACCTCCGCCTCAGACTTCTCAAGGCTCAGACCTGCCCATTATCTGTGGCGCCTTCCACCACTTCTTCCTCCATCAGACTCTTCAAACCTCCTGCGGACCGGAATCTTCCCCTTCTCCCTTCCCCCCAGCCCAGCTCAGAGGCCCCTGCCTCAGCTCCATTTGCCATTTACTCTCTCCTGGCTCGGGGGACCTGTCTCTGTCATGGCCATGCAGAACACTGCTTACCCCACAGAGGCGGACAGGACACACTGAAGGACATG GtggctggcaggtgtgtgtgcaCTCACCACACAGCAGGAGAACACTGTGAAAGGTGTGGCCCACTCTACAATGACCAGTCCTGGAAGCCAGCCAATGGCAGCAGTGGGGAGCCACATCCGTGCCATA AGTGTGAGTGTCACAGCCATGCAGAGAGCTGTCATTTCTCCAAGAGGGTGTGGCTGTCCTTGGGGGGCACCAGTGGGGGTGTCTGTGACGACTGCCAACACAATACAGCTGGGCGCAGGTGCCAGCGCTGTCGCCACGGTTACCACCGCCAACCAGCCATGCCCCTCAACTCCCCCCACGTCTGCACAC ATTGTTGGTGTGACCCACTGGGCTCATTACCAGCCAGCTCTGGGGAGGAGGGCCGATGGTGCCACCCCAGGAGTGGACAGTGCCATTGCAGACCTGGTGTGGGGGGAACAGGCTGCAACCACTGCCTCCCTGGATACTGGGGCTTTGGGGGAGAGGGGTGCAAACCCTGTGCTTGTCCCCAAAACTGTGACCCCCACACTGGGCTGTGCCTGGACAG CTATGCAAATAACCAGGTTTTAAATATACCTATGGGAGGCAAGATTCTTGCCATGGACCATGCCTTGACCAATGAGGGTGAGCCAGTGTGGTCAAAGCAACTGGCAGTCTCTGCCCTGCACTACACAG GGAAATGCAGTTGTAAGGAGAGAAAGTTGAGGAGTGTCTCAGATCTCTGCAAGACCAAATATGCCTATG TGATCAAAGCCAGTGTGTTGTCAGCTCATGACAAGGGGAGCTACGCAGAGGTACAGGTCAAAGTTCGCAAGGTCCTGCGTTCAGGACAGGTGCCTCTCTCCCAGGGCACCCACAGTGTCTACCCCCTCTCCTGGACTAGCCGGGGGTGCACCTGCCCCATCCTTAATCCAG GTGTGGAGTACCTGCTGGCGGGTccagaggaggtagagacagagcggCTGCTGGTTACCATGCAGAGTGTGGTGGTTCCCTGGACCCCTCAACTGGGGACCCACATATCGGAGGGCCTAAGGCAGGGCTGCCCAGAACACCCTCTCCAAACCCATAACAGAGCAATTTGA
- the LOC106565811 gene encoding netrin-4 isoform X2, translating to MERLEGRLRFEMLAINCVLIVAFMHSGTASRCVDHACSPPMGNLASGRTLTTLSGCCGNGSHHSPCSTPLHTCPDHLHPPAHMVDDPFLHPDTWWASGVGTDQAEEVRLDLETRFCLTHVVLLFHSPRPAAMAMERSQDFGRTWETLKLFAQNCSLVFGLPDDTSQHGSRCTSRYSSAKPCSRGEVIFRTLGPGGLVDPYSPEGLSQLTLTNLRLRLLKAQTCPLSVAPSTTSSSIRLFKPPADRNLPLLPSPQPSSEAPASAPFAIYSLLARGTCLCHGHAEHCLPHRGGQDTLKDMVAGRCVCTHHTAGEHCERCGPLYNDQSWKPANGSSGEPHPCHKCECHSHAESCHFSKRVWLSLGGTSGGVCDDCQHNTAGRRCQRCRHGYHRQPAMPLNSPHVCTHCWCDPLGSLPASSGEEGRWCHPRSGQCHCRPGVGGTGCNHCLPGYWGFGGEGCKPCACPQNCDPHTGLCLDSYANNQVLNIPMGGKILAMDHALTNEGEPVWSKQLAVSALHYTGKCSCKERKLRSVSDLCKTKYAYVIKASVLSAHDKGSYAEVQVKVRKVLRSGQVPLSQGTHSVYPLSWTSRGCTCPILNPGWRLNPLLSLFFQVWSTCWRVQRR from the exons ATGGAACGACTTGAAGGTCGCCTTCGATTTGAGATGCTGGCGATTAACTGCGTTTTAATTGTAGCGTTCATGCACAGCGGGACAG CCTCCAGGTGTGTAGACCATGCCTGCAGTCCTCCCATGGGCAACCTGGCCAGTGGTAGGACCCTCACCACCCTCTCAGGCTGCTGTGGGAATGGGTCCCACCACTCCCCATGCTCCACTCCCCTCCACACCTGTCCAGATCATCTCCACCCTCCTGCCCACATGGTGGATGATCCCTTCCTGCACCCAGACACCTGGTGGGCCTCGGGCGTGGGCACTGACCAAGCGGAGGAGGTCCGCCTGGACCTGGAGACCCGTTTCTGTCTGACCCACGTGGTGCTGCTGTTCCACTCACCCAGGCCCGCTGCCATGGCCATGGAGCGCTCGCAGGACTTCGGCCGGACGTGGGAAACACTCAAGCTGTTTGCACAGAACTGCAGTCTGGTGTTTGGTCTTCCTGATGACACCAGTCAGCATGGCTCGCGGTGTACATCCCGGTACTCCAGTGCCAAGCCGTGCAGCAGGGGAGAG GTGATATTTCGGACTCTGGGTCCTGGTGGATTAGTTGACCCCTACAGTCCAGAGGGCCTTTCCCAGCTGACCCTCACCAACCTCCGCCTCAGACTTCTCAAGGCTCAGACCTGCCCATTATCTGTGGCGCCTTCCACCACTTCTTCCTCCATCAGACTCTTCAAACCTCCTGCGGACCGGAATCTTCCCCTTCTCCCTTCCCCCCAGCCCAGCTCAGAGGCCCCTGCCTCAGCTCCATTTGCCATTTACTCTCTCCTGGCTCGGGGGACCTGTCTCTGTCATGGCCATGCAGAACACTGCTTACCCCACAGAGGCGGACAGGACACACTGAAGGACATG GtggctggcaggtgtgtgtgcaCTCACCACACAGCAGGAGAACACTGTGAAAGGTGTGGCCCACTCTACAATGACCAGTCCTGGAAGCCAGCCAATGGCAGCAGTGGGGAGCCACATCCGTGCCATA AGTGTGAGTGTCACAGCCATGCAGAGAGCTGTCATTTCTCCAAGAGGGTGTGGCTGTCCTTGGGGGGCACCAGTGGGGGTGTCTGTGACGACTGCCAACACAATACAGCTGGGCGCAGGTGCCAGCGCTGTCGCCACGGTTACCACCGCCAACCAGCCATGCCCCTCAACTCCCCCCACGTCTGCACAC ATTGTTGGTGTGACCCACTGGGCTCATTACCAGCCAGCTCTGGGGAGGAGGGCCGATGGTGCCACCCCAGGAGTGGACAGTGCCATTGCAGACCTGGTGTGGGGGGAACAGGCTGCAACCACTGCCTCCCTGGATACTGGGGCTTTGGGGGAGAGGGGTGCAAACCCTGTGCTTGTCCCCAAAACTGTGACCCCCACACTGGGCTGTGCCTGGACAG CTATGCAAATAACCAGGTTTTAAATATACCTATGGGAGGCAAGATTCTTGCCATGGACCATGCCTTGACCAATGAGGGTGAGCCAGTGTGGTCAAAGCAACTGGCAGTCTCTGCCCTGCACTACACAG GGAAATGCAGTTGTAAGGAGAGAAAGTTGAGGAGTGTCTCAGATCTCTGCAAGACCAAATATGCCTATG TGATCAAAGCCAGTGTGTTGTCAGCTCATGACAAGGGGAGCTACGCAGAGGTACAGGTCAAAGTTCGCAAGGTCCTGCGTTCAGGACAGGTGCCTCTCTCCCAGGGCACCCACAGTGTCTACCCCCTCTCCTGGACTAGCCGGGGGTGCACCTGCCCCATCCTTAATCCAG GATGGAGGctgaaccctctcctctccctcttcttccaGGTGTGGAGTACCTGCTGGCGGGTccagaggaggtag
- the chchd4a gene encoding mitochondrial intermembrane space import and assembly protein 40 isoform X1: MSYCKQEGKDRIIFVTKEDHEAPSNAELIADDPNDPYEDQGLILPSGEINWNCPCLGGMASGPCGTQFKEAFSCFHYSNEEVKGSECIDNFRAMQECMQKYPELYPQEDENEGADAAAPSLVDSTASVPTEDSSPASVPSSNSTPSPPTPESAPSSDNTPSTDSQAAS, encoded by the exons ATGTCGTACTGCAAGCAAGAGG GTAAAGATCGCATTATCTTCGTTACCAAGGAAGACCATGAAGCGCCCAGCAACGCTGAGCTCATTGCAGATGACCCCAATGACCCCTACGAAGATCAGG GCCTGATCCTGCCCAGTGGGGAGATCAACTGGAACTGTCCATGCCTGGGAGGGATGGCTAGTGGGCCCTGTGGGACACAGTTCAAGGAGGCCTTCTCCTGCTTCCACTACAGCAATGAAGAAGTGAAGGGTTCAGAGTGTATCGACAACTTTCGTGCTATGCAGGAGTGTATGCAGAAGTACCCCGAGCTCTACCCCCAGGAGGACGAGAACGAGGGAGCTGATGCTGCTGCCCCTTCCCTCGTTGATTCTACTGCCTCTGTGCCCACCGAGGACTCTTCCCCAGCCTCAGTGCCCTCTAGTAACTCTACCCCGTCCCCACCGACACCTGAATCTGCCCCGTCATCTGACAATACACCATCCACAGACAGCCAGGCTGCCAGCTAA
- the chchd4a gene encoding mitochondrial intermembrane space import and assembly protein 40 isoform X2 → MSGDSKDRIIFVTKEDHEAPSNAELIADDPNDPYEDQGLILPSGEINWNCPCLGGMASGPCGTQFKEAFSCFHYSNEEVKGSECIDNFRAMQECMQKYPELYPQEDENEGADAAAPSLVDSTASVPTEDSSPASVPSSNSTPSPPTPESAPSSDNTPSTDSQAAS, encoded by the exons ATGTCGGGTGACA GTAAAGATCGCATTATCTTCGTTACCAAGGAAGACCATGAAGCGCCCAGCAACGCTGAGCTCATTGCAGATGACCCCAATGACCCCTACGAAGATCAGG GCCTGATCCTGCCCAGTGGGGAGATCAACTGGAACTGTCCATGCCTGGGAGGGATGGCTAGTGGGCCCTGTGGGACACAGTTCAAGGAGGCCTTCTCCTGCTTCCACTACAGCAATGAAGAAGTGAAGGGTTCAGAGTGTATCGACAACTTTCGTGCTATGCAGGAGTGTATGCAGAAGTACCCCGAGCTCTACCCCCAGGAGGACGAGAACGAGGGAGCTGATGCTGCTGCCCCTTCCCTCGTTGATTCTACTGCCTCTGTGCCCACCGAGGACTCTTCCCCAGCCTCAGTGCCCTCTAGTAACTCTACCCCGTCCCCACCGACACCTGAATCTGCCCCGTCATCTGACAATACACCATCCACAGACAGCCAGGCTGCCAGCTAA